A genome region from Anastrepha ludens isolate Willacy chromosome 3, idAnaLude1.1, whole genome shotgun sequence includes the following:
- the LOC128858927 gene encoding uncharacterized protein LOC128858927 — MSTTELWFDDSSDDERLVELARSRKQLRDASNHLEMASTEFLKNFRLSKEPFVNLLSSTENQLQQCTRAKLIPNILKLATVLRVCAQGSYQLSIGNEGMLGLAQPNVYDDAEDIEVESNNGELENIRNEILRIL, encoded by the exons atgagtacaacggagttgtggttcgacgattcatcggacgatgaaagattagtggaactagctagaagtaggaaACAATTGAGGGACGCATCCAAccacctagaaatggcttccactga atttttaaagaactttagattatctaaagagccgtttgtgaacctactgtccagtacagaaaaccagttgcagcagtgcacccgagccaaattgattccaaatattttaaagctagccacagttctgcgagtttgtgctcagggatcgtaccaattgagtattggtaatgaaggtatgctaggacttgctcaacccaatgtgtacgatgatgctgaagatattgaagtggagtcaaataacggagaattagaaaacataagaaatgaaattttgagaatattatag